The following proteins come from a genomic window of Paenibacillus sp. CAA11:
- a CDS encoding ArsR/SmtB family transcription factor, with amino-acid sequence MQLEIDLSSLVVYEALASEVRIKIIQLLSKNKMNIKELAEELQLSSPIVIKHIKKLEDAGLIKTEKVPGKSGLQKISILKVDHIEINFPKKIFHSFASYETSVPIGHYTDFDLQPTCGLATEKEFIGRVDEPKYFMDPKRVDAEILWFTKGFIQYNIANFLQQEEKLQQFEISLEISSEFPFSNDVWPSDITFSLNGIELGTWTSPGDFADTRGKFTPDWWPHNINQYGLLKTIRIFKHGTYIDGDQISEVSIDDLDTSCDRWTFRIEVKEDAKHVGGATIFGKKFGNHDQDINFKLYYL; translated from the coding sequence GTGCAGCTTGAAATAGACCTATCTTCACTCGTCGTCTACGAGGCATTAGCAAGCGAGGTACGCATTAAGATTATTCAACTGTTGTCTAAAAACAAAATGAACATCAAAGAGCTGGCAGAAGAACTTCAATTAAGCAGCCCTATTGTGATCAAACATATTAAGAAGCTTGAAGATGCCGGATTGATCAAAACTGAGAAGGTACCCGGAAAATCAGGGCTGCAAAAAATTTCAATCCTAAAGGTAGATCATATTGAAATCAACTTTCCAAAGAAGATCTTTCACTCTTTCGCTTCCTATGAGACCTCAGTCCCAATCGGGCATTATACGGACTTTGACTTGCAGCCTACCTGTGGGCTGGCTACCGAGAAGGAGTTTATCGGCCGAGTGGATGAACCCAAATATTTCATGGATCCTAAACGGGTAGATGCTGAAATATTATGGTTTACGAAAGGCTTTATCCAATACAACATCGCTAACTTTCTGCAGCAAGAAGAGAAGCTGCAGCAGTTCGAGATCAGCCTGGAAATTTCTTCGGAATTTCCCTTCTCCAATGATGTCTGGCCATCGGATATTACCTTCTCCTTGAACGGAATCGAGCTCGGCACCTGGACTAGTCCAGGAGATTTTGCCGATACCCGCGGGAAATTCACGCCTGATTGGTGGCCCCATAACATCAATCAATACGGACTGCTTAAGACGATCCGCATCTTCAAGCACGGAACTTACATCGATGGCGACCAGATATCCGAAGTCTCTATTGATGACCTGGATACATCTTGCGACAGATGGACCTTCCGCATTGAGGTGAAGGAAGACGCCAAACATGTGGGCGGAGCCACCATTTTCGGGAAGAAATTCGGAAACCATGATCAAGATATTAACTTCAAATTGTATTACTTGTAG
- a CDS encoding uracil-DNA glycosylase: MFGNDWDELLRDEMESTYFHDLMSWLDHEYAEHTVFPPRQFLFQALKLTSYEETKVVILGQDPYHGLGQAHGLSFSVLPGVRIPPSLHNIYKEMSADLGVSVPLTGTLTSWAQQGVLLLNSVLTVREGKPNSHQGKGWERFTDAVISRLNQRDTPLVFILWGNYAQKKGAFIDQKRHQVIASAHPSPLAARHGFFGSRPFSRCNEFLREQGLEPINWSIEESDI, encoded by the coding sequence TTGTTTGGTAACGATTGGGATGAATTATTAAGGGATGAAATGGAGAGCACTTATTTCCATGATTTAATGAGCTGGCTGGATCATGAGTATGCGGAACATACAGTATTCCCCCCACGGCAGTTCCTGTTTCAGGCTCTGAAGCTTACCTCCTATGAGGAGACAAAGGTAGTTATTCTGGGACAGGACCCGTACCACGGACTGGGACAAGCTCACGGCTTGAGCTTCTCTGTACTCCCCGGAGTGCGAATTCCCCCTTCACTGCACAATATATACAAGGAGATGTCGGCGGATCTCGGAGTTTCTGTACCGTTGACAGGGACTTTGACTTCTTGGGCTCAGCAGGGGGTTCTGCTGCTGAACTCTGTGCTTACGGTAAGGGAGGGCAAGCCAAATTCCCATCAGGGTAAAGGTTGGGAGCGGTTCACAGATGCGGTGATATCCAGATTGAATCAGCGGGACACCCCGCTTGTATTTATCCTTTGGGGGAATTACGCCCAGAAGAAGGGGGCATTTATTGACCAGAAGCGACATCAAGTAATTGCCTCCGCTCATCCAAGCCCGCTGGCGGCACGGCATGGATTTTTCGGCAGCCGCCCATTCAGCAGATGCAATGAGTTTCTGAGAGAGCAGGGGCTTGAGCCCATCAATTGGAGTATAGAAGAGAGCGACATCTAG
- a CDS encoding carbohydrate ABC transporter permease, producing MSNQAVVDLKKNTNVTPKKGGKISISKYVAYLFLIILCLLWVIPVIFGITTSFRSQTEVVSSGFRLLPENWIMENYVAILENTSTAPILRWLYNSVFIAVSHTLLVVVVISITGYGYSRMKFKGRDTLFFTLLGISFFPGVVNLIPSYKIIDALGWVNTAWAMVIPGLAGMGNIFLVRQFMNGIPKELDESAKVDGASDFRIYFSIILPLVKPILIVCALFSFTGSWNDFLWPVIVYTDVVKMPVTAGLLLLQDIYGNYRMIGQLMGSAILAIIPTLLLFLFAQKYFVQSINLNAGIKG from the coding sequence ATGTCGAACCAGGCTGTGGTCGATCTGAAGAAGAATACGAATGTTACCCCAAAAAAGGGCGGTAAGATTAGTATTTCAAAATATGTGGCCTATTTGTTTTTGATCATTCTTTGTCTGTTATGGGTTATTCCTGTGATCTTTGGGATCACTACATCTTTCCGTTCCCAAACGGAGGTTGTCTCAAGCGGGTTCCGTCTCCTTCCAGAGAACTGGATCATGGAGAACTACGTCGCTATACTGGAGAATACCTCCACTGCGCCGATTCTGCGCTGGTTGTATAACTCCGTGTTTATTGCGGTGAGTCATACCCTGCTGGTAGTTGTTGTCATTTCCATTACCGGCTACGGCTATTCCCGCATGAAATTCAAAGGCAGAGACACCTTGTTCTTCACGCTATTGGGGATTTCTTTTTTCCCTGGTGTAGTTAACCTTATTCCTTCTTATAAAATTATTGATGCTCTGGGCTGGGTAAATACCGCTTGGGCAATGGTTATTCCGGGGCTTGCAGGGATGGGGAATATCTTCCTGGTCCGGCAGTTTATGAATGGAATTCCGAAAGAGCTGGATGAGTCTGCTAAGGTGGATGGAGCTTCCGATTTCCGGATTTATTTCTCCATCATTCTGCCTCTTGTTAAGCCAATTCTGATCGTGTGTGCCTTGTTCTCCTTTACAGGATCATGGAATGACTTTCTGTGGCCGGTTATCGTCTACACCGATGTAGTTAAAATGCCTGTTACGGCCGGGTTGCTCCTGCTCCAGGACATTTACGGCAATTACCGCATGATCGGGCAGCTGATGGGTTCGGCGATTCTGGCTATTATCCCAACGCTGCTGCTGTTCTTGTTCGCTCAGAAATATTTTGTACAATCAATTAACTTAAATGCAGGTATTAAAGGTTAA
- a CDS encoding extracellular solute-binding protein → MKKKLGALLTLVLVMTTVLAGCGGKDDAKTITFWTPLTGDDGAYMDQLVKDYNATNPEIKVKHVVTSDMYTKLSTVLNSKKGIPDLTIIHADRVPGYVKQDLLQPMTTVMQAQPELKQDNYLPQAWSVGNINNTQYTIPLDIHSSAMYYNKDLLKEYGVENFLDDNVVTFDEMMSLKGKLKQGDYVVNDALLSWVILAQIQNLGGDIQQDGKPAVNTEAMKKAIESVKKLNDAGLLTPQGEDGYLMFQSGNVLFSTDGTWSSTAHAKVENLNFGVTNVYAPSPDKFTNRASSHLFAMFKNEKRTEEKEKGIAAFLEFIRSNSMEWAKAGQIVASKQVNESPEYKNYIQSFFTSDEKETKSLYIYTYEYYPYVAEALDTYVSDLVRGNVPIDEGLKTMQKYVEDKINEN, encoded by the coding sequence TTGAAGAAAAAACTGGGGGCCTTATTGACACTCGTTCTTGTAATGACAACGGTGTTAGCTGGATGTGGCGGTAAGGATGACGCGAAGACGATTACGTTTTGGACACCACTGACAGGTGATGACGGGGCGTATATGGATCAGCTCGTTAAAGACTACAATGCAACAAATCCAGAAATTAAAGTTAAGCATGTTGTTACTTCCGATATGTATACAAAGCTGTCTACAGTTTTGAACTCTAAAAAGGGCATTCCTGATTTGACTATTATTCACGCTGACCGTGTTCCCGGCTACGTTAAGCAAGATTTGCTTCAGCCGATGACCACTGTAATGCAAGCGCAACCAGAGCTTAAGCAAGACAATTACTTGCCACAAGCCTGGTCGGTAGGGAACATTAACAACACACAATACACCATTCCGCTCGATATTCACAGCAGCGCAATGTATTACAACAAAGATTTGCTGAAGGAGTATGGGGTTGAGAACTTCTTGGACGACAACGTCGTTACCTTCGACGAGATGATGTCTCTGAAAGGCAAGTTGAAGCAAGGAGATTATGTAGTTAATGATGCACTCCTTAGCTGGGTTATCCTGGCTCAGATTCAGAACCTGGGCGGAGATATTCAGCAGGACGGCAAGCCAGCAGTTAACACAGAAGCTATGAAGAAAGCAATTGAATCGGTTAAGAAACTGAACGATGCCGGTCTTCTTACACCTCAAGGGGAAGACGGATACCTGATGTTCCAATCTGGCAATGTTCTCTTCTCCACAGACGGTACTTGGAGCTCCACAGCACATGCTAAAGTTGAGAACTTGAATTTTGGTGTAACGAACGTATATGCACCTAGCCCTGACAAATTCACGAACAGAGCCTCCTCTCACTTGTTCGCGATGTTTAAGAATGAAAAGAGAACTGAAGAGAAAGAAAAAGGCATTGCAGCCTTTCTGGAGTTTATTCGCAGCAACTCGATGGAATGGGCAAAAGCTGGCCAAATCGTAGCAAGTAAGCAAGTCAACGAAAGCCCAGAATATAAGAATTATATTCAATCCTTCTTCACTTCAGATGAGAAAGAAACTAAATCACTCTATATCTACACCTATGAATATTACCCTTATGTTGCTGAAGCTTTAGATACTTATGTATCTGACCTTGTTCGCGGCAATGTACCTATTGATGAAGGCCTGAAGACGATGCAGAAATATGTAGAGGATAAGATTAACGAGAACTAA
- a CDS encoding GNAT family N-acetyltransferase: MKIEWATEQDYEYIIERDQHISEPLVSRKIREKEILIFKNADQENIGWMRFGYFWDNIPFMNMLWIDEEYRGQGGGKEAVYHWEAAMRQRGYMLVMTSTQSDDEAQHFYRKIGYRDAGCLILDTQPLEMILTKHL; encoded by the coding sequence TTGAAGATAGAGTGGGCAACGGAACAAGATTATGAGTATATTATTGAGAGAGATCAACATATTTCTGAGCCGCTGGTGAGCAGGAAGATCCGTGAGAAGGAGATTCTTATCTTTAAAAATGCTGACCAGGAAAACATCGGTTGGATGAGATTCGGATATTTTTGGGATAACATACCGTTTATGAATATGTTATGGATCGATGAGGAGTACCGAGGACAAGGTGGGGGGAAGGAAGCTGTATACCATTGGGAAGCAGCTATGCGTCAAAGAGGATATATGCTCGTTATGACTTCCACACAATCCGATGATGAGGCACAGCATTTTTACAGGAAAATTGGATACCGGGATGCCGGATGTCTGATCCTTGACACTCAGCCTCTTGAAATGATCTTAACAAAACATCTCTAG
- a CDS encoding carbohydrate ABC transporter permease: MKKKFNLAPVFFVGPHLILFIVFILLPTIYGIYASFTKWNLLGAPEWVGLDNYKTIFFDSTSTFHTQFFRGLRNTLMFVVLTVPLLIIIPLMIAVALEHKKVKAKSLMQSILYLPGLISISAAALIWSLIFNKQLGITGNVFGSETVWASHQPYAWIMIVVLTLWGGVGGNMIIYRASISGVGQDLYESADLDGAGPIRKFFSITLPSINFPLIYTFVMTTAGAFNVFGQPLMLTKGGPQESTSVLMMYIRKLAFGSGESIAGMASAMAVLLGVVILIISALQYYLMNRKSA, encoded by the coding sequence ATGAAAAAGAAATTTAATTTAGCACCCGTTTTCTTTGTAGGTCCGCATCTTATTTTATTCATCGTCTTTATTTTGTTGCCTACCATCTACGGGATTTATGCTTCATTTACTAAATGGAACCTGCTTGGTGCGCCGGAATGGGTAGGGTTGGATAACTATAAGACAATTTTCTTTGACTCGACCTCAACCTTCCATACGCAGTTTTTCAGAGGTTTACGGAATACTCTGATGTTTGTTGTTCTTACCGTTCCTCTGCTAATTATTATCCCATTGATGATTGCAGTTGCCTTGGAACATAAGAAGGTCAAGGCTAAGAGTTTGATGCAATCCATTCTGTATCTTCCTGGTCTGATCTCTATCTCTGCAGCTGCCTTGATCTGGTCGCTGATCTTCAATAAACAGCTTGGTATTACCGGCAATGTGTTCGGGTCTGAAACGGTTTGGGCCTCACATCAACCCTATGCTTGGATCATGATCGTAGTTCTGACCCTTTGGGGCGGCGTCGGCGGCAACATGATTATTTACCGCGCTTCTATAAGCGGTGTGGGTCAAGATCTGTACGAATCTGCGGATCTGGATGGTGCTGGACCCATCCGGAAATTTTTCAGTATAACACTGCCTTCGATCAATTTCCCGCTCATCTATACTTTTGTCATGACTACGGCCGGTGCATTTAATGTCTTCGGGCAGCCGCTGATGTTAACCAAAGGCGGACCACAAGAGAGCACGAGCGTATTGATGATGTACATCCGTAAGCTGGCTTTCGGCAGCGGTGAATCGATTGCCGGGATGGCGTCAGCGATGGCCGTATTGCTGGGGGTTGTTATTCTTATTATTTCTGCCCTTCAGTATTATCTCATGAACCGGAAGTCTGCTTAG
- a CDS encoding glycoside hydrolase family 43 protein, translating to MTRLQFNNPLIEQRADPFIYKHSDGYYYFTGSVPEYDRIELRRSRTIEGLATAEAKTIWVKHETGLMSANIWAPEIHYIDGKWYVYFAAAHTSETKDGLFDHRMFALENASANPLEGEWVEKGQIKTKWESFALDATSFEHKGIRYYVWAQKDPEIPGNSNLYISEMENPWTLKGEQVQISTPEYDWEKIGFLVNEGAAILKRNGRIFMTFSASATDHNYCMGLLTADENADLLDPKSWVKHPEPVFQTSEENEQYGPGHNSFTVSEDGTEDILVYHARSYKEVTGDPLYDPNRHARVQVFQWNEDGTPNFGVPRPDTAKASQVS from the coding sequence ATGACCAGACTTCAATTTAATAATCCCTTAATTGAACAACGCGCAGATCCTTTTATCTATAAACATAGTGATGGTTATTATTATTTTACAGGTTCTGTTCCGGAATACGACCGGATTGAACTGCGTCGCTCCAGAACGATTGAAGGCTTAGCGACAGCTGAAGCCAAGACAATCTGGGTAAAGCATGAGACAGGGCTCATGAGTGCTAACATTTGGGCTCCGGAAATTCATTATATTGATGGGAAATGGTATGTATACTTTGCTGCGGCACATACTTCTGAGACCAAGGATGGTCTGTTCGATCACCGCATGTTTGCGCTGGAGAATGCTTCGGCTAACCCGCTTGAAGGGGAATGGGTGGAGAAGGGGCAGATCAAGACGAAGTGGGAATCTTTCGCCCTGGATGCAACCTCCTTCGAGCATAAAGGGATTAGATATTATGTGTGGGCCCAGAAGGATCCGGAAATCCCGGGTAACTCCAATCTGTACATCTCTGAGATGGAGAATCCATGGACGTTGAAAGGCGAGCAGGTTCAAATCTCTACGCCGGAATACGATTGGGAGAAGATCGGATTCTTGGTGAATGAAGGTGCTGCGATTCTGAAGCGCAACGGACGGATATTTATGACCTTCTCCGCAAGCGCTACGGATCATAACTACTGCATGGGGCTGCTTACAGCAGATGAGAATGCAGATCTGCTTGATCCAAAATCCTGGGTTAAGCATCCTGAGCCGGTATTCCAGACCTCTGAAGAGAACGAACAGTATGGACCAGGGCATAACAGCTTTACGGTTTCTGAGGATGGTACGGAGGATATTCTTGTATACCATGCGAGAAGTTATAAAGAGGTTACGGGAGATCCGCTGTATGATCCAAACCGCCATGCCCGTGTGCAGGTTTTCCAGTGGAATGAAGATGGGACTCCGAACTTCGGAGTGCCGAGACCGGATACGGCCAAGGCGAGCCAAGTATCTTAA